Proteins from a genomic interval of Nostoc sp. TCL240-02:
- a CDS encoding transposase, whose protein sequence is MKAYSLDLRQKIVDAYACGDISQRKLAKNFGVTLSFVQNLLKRHRELGMIGPKVRTEQTATKLNAEQLEILRQLVIAQPDATLSELRERLYEKTEVLIGVATVNRMVRWKLHLNLKKKSPPHKKR, encoded by the coding sequence ATGAAAGCCTACTCTCTCGACTTGCGTCAAAAAATAGTTGATGCTTATGCCTGCGGTGACATTTCCCAACGAAAACTGGCTAAAAACTTTGGTGTCACCTTAAGTTTTGTGCAAAATTTACTCAAACGCCATCGAGAATTGGGGATGATAGGCCCCAAGGTGCGGACTGAGCAGACAGCAACAAAGTTGAATGCTGAACAGTTAGAAATCCTGCGCCAACTCGTCATAGCACAGCCCGATGCGACGTTAAGCGAATTGCGGGAACGACTTTACGAGAAAACAGAGGTCTTAATTGGGGTAGCTACGGTGAATCGGATGGTTCGCTGGAAACTTCACCTCAACCTCAAAAAAAAGTCTCCACCTCACAAAAAAAGGTAG
- a CDS encoding transposase has product MCPRLAWPSAYAQKPNRKGKNVSVIGAISLKGLLTQWSGLGSIDALTFDAFIAQKLVPKLWPGAVVIMDNCSIHKSDELEALLIAAGAHLIYLPPYSPDFSPIENCWSKIKNILRRIGARTYPDLLQALDTAFAEVTIENLLGWFTHCCYCTSQD; this is encoded by the coding sequence ATGTGCCCGCGCCTTGCCTGGCCTTCAGCCTATGCTCAAAAGCCCAACCGCAAAGGGAAAAATGTCTCGGTAATTGGTGCAATTAGCTTGAAAGGACTGCTCACCCAATGGAGTGGCTTAGGTTCTATCGATGCTTTGACTTTTGATGCCTTCATCGCCCAAAAGCTCGTACCCAAACTTTGGCCTGGTGCAGTGGTGATCATGGATAACTGCTCAATCCATAAAAGTGATGAACTTGAAGCTTTGCTCATCGCTGCTGGCGCTCATCTCATTTATCTCCCCCCCTATTCTCCCGATTTTTCACCGATTGAGAATTGTTGGTCCAAGATTAAGAACATTCTCCGTCGCATCGGTGCAAGGACATACCCTGATTTACTCCAGGCATTAGATACGGCATTCGCAGAAGTGACAATAGAGAATTTGCTGGGTTGGTTTACTCACTGCTGCTACTGTACCTCACAAGACTGA